One segment of Saprospiraceae bacterium DNA contains the following:
- a CDS encoding histidine kinase — MNATRCTCPALFALLFLWGVVPTAKSQPGFISLGHLTTEQGLSQDFVGAIAQDDEGFIWFGTHDGLTRYDGRRCTVFRAQANDSTSIPDNRVTGLTSDGRGRLWVTTMKGICYYLPATKRFRRVPIPSPTAPNKTQEHYFSNISFDKDGTGWTHTDSFLVRLDGHTFRAEFFRIPCRTKSESQVFVDSKGRVWVTIVGQHLLRFDPITRLFTYVRGLDKPDGPNPWPMWIQEDSGGKIWHSDWDQAFFTYDEQQQRFVNLPDSAGIATVFVLEERPHAPPLIWAGGGNHGLWRLNCADMRRTEFPKNPRDPYSHNNTRTYSLYRDPKTGIIWIGTELGVEYYDPNGIKFGRVLLPEKPGQSQFYSITGMMPDPSVHDRYWVSVWGVGLFEWNRSDNTFNLFEYNNRGVFSNEIFDMARDAEGNLWYATWKGVERFDPRTRQRRHFMQPAPWNTNEDKALSIEIGPDGRVWHGNNRGGLVETDPSTGKSRNIFLYQHDGSKFPFYTLWDIKLDNRGRVLVSSPNGLLRYDPATEKNEHLLYRSPPLNVLDAVCGPDKRLYVGTAEGLYVLDERDSLLVVMTVEHGLRNQNVRKLEMDQQGNIWLATANGLHRYEPATERIHYFSKADGLFVNDHSQGFRVMPNGELFLGGEYSFNIASPENLFGNIHPPRLALNNILIPDRKTPWTPSQPLTLRPGEAVVTFDIAAIHFTQPDKTVLAYRLEGFNEQWTETQQNTITYTNLDGGRYKLQVRARNGDGVWSEETLEIPFRVVPPFYKTWWFRTLLALLLAGIIAGVSLYRRQVRLRMEAMKARSDELEKQKLLNEIALLKTQVNPHFLFNSLSILSSLVHTNADLSEQFIDQLSRSYRYILEQKDQSLVTMRTELAFIRSYTFLLKIRFENKFDLQILLEDTSLDQYKIAPLTLQLLVENAVKHNRMSAKEPLIVEVAAEGETLIVRNALQLRPNPEASTGTGLKNIISRYALLTDRPVEAGTTADGYFVVKVPLLREN; from the coding sequence ATGAATGCAACAAGATGTACCTGTCCGGCACTATTTGCGCTGCTGTTCCTGTGGGGTGTCGTTCCCACGGCTAAAAGCCAGCCTGGGTTTATTTCGCTGGGCCATCTGACGACGGAACAGGGGCTGTCGCAGGATTTCGTCGGCGCTATCGCGCAAGACGACGAGGGCTTCATCTGGTTTGGCACCCACGATGGTCTCACTCGCTACGACGGTCGCCGTTGCACCGTTTTTCGAGCGCAGGCAAACGACAGCACCTCGATACCCGACAATCGTGTCACTGGCCTGACTTCGGATGGACGTGGCCGGCTTTGGGTGACGACGATGAAGGGTATTTGCTATTATCTACCCGCAACGAAACGTTTCCGGCGGGTGCCTATCCCCTCACCGACCGCTCCGAACAAGACGCAAGAACATTACTTCAGCAATATCTCTTTTGACAAAGATGGCACGGGCTGGACGCATACAGACAGTTTTTTGGTGCGTCTGGACGGCCATACGTTTAGGGCTGAATTTTTCAGAATTCCCTGTCGGACTAAATCCGAAAGTCAGGTGTTTGTTGATTCGAAGGGGCGTGTGTGGGTCACCATCGTTGGGCAGCATCTGCTTCGTTTCGACCCTATTACGAGACTGTTTACTTATGTGCGGGGCTTAGACAAACCCGATGGCCCCAACCCTTGGCCGATGTGGATTCAGGAGGACAGTGGGGGCAAAATTTGGCATTCGGACTGGGACCAAGCTTTTTTCACCTACGACGAACAGCAGCAGCGGTTTGTCAACTTGCCCGATTCGGCGGGCATTGCCACCGTGTTTGTTTTGGAAGAACGCCCCCATGCGCCGCCCTTGATTTGGGCAGGTGGCGGCAATCATGGTCTTTGGCGCCTGAACTGCGCCGATATGCGCCGCACGGAATTTCCCAAAAACCCACGCGACCCCTACTCGCACAACAACACGCGCACCTATTCGCTCTACCGCGACCCCAAGACAGGCATCATCTGGATAGGCACCGAATTGGGCGTGGAATACTACGACCCTAACGGTATCAAATTCGGGCGGGTGCTCCTGCCCGAAAAACCCGGCCAAAGCCAATTTTACAGCATTACAGGCATGATGCCAGACCCAAGCGTGCATGACCGATATTGGGTCAGCGTGTGGGGGGTCGGCCTTTTCGAGTGGAATCGTAGCGATAACACCTTCAATCTGTTTGAATACAACAACAGGGGAGTCTTTTCCAACGAAATTTTCGACATGGCCCGCGATGCCGAAGGCAATCTGTGGTATGCGACATGGAAGGGCGTGGAGCGCTTCGACCCGCGCACCCGCCAACGCCGCCACTTCATGCAGCCTGCTCCTTGGAACACGAATGAAGACAAGGCGCTGAGTATTGAAATAGGCCCCGACGGGCGCGTATGGCATGGCAACAACCGGGGCGGATTGGTGGAGACTGACCCCAGCACCGGCAAGAGTCGCAACATTTTCCTATATCAACACGACGGCAGCAAATTTCCTTTCTACACGCTCTGGGACATCAAATTGGACAACAGGGGGCGGGTTCTGGTCAGCTCGCCCAACGGCCTGCTGCGCTACGACCCTGCCACCGAAAAAAACGAACACCTCCTTTATCGCTCACCGCCGCTCAACGTGTTGGATGCCGTCTGCGGGCCGGACAAACGGCTTTATGTGGGCACTGCCGAGGGATTGTATGTGCTCGATGAGCGCGATTCCTTGCTTGTTGTGATGACGGTCGAGCATGGGCTGCGCAACCAAAACGTGCGCAAATTGGAGATGGACCAACAGGGCAACATTTGGCTCGCCACTGCCAATGGGTTGCATCGCTATGAGCCTGCCACCGAGCGGATTCATTATTTCTCAAAGGCCGATGGGTTGTTTGTCAACGACCATTCGCAGGGCTTTCGAGTGATGCCCAACGGCGAATTGTTCTTAGGCGGCGAGTATTCGTTCAATATCGCGTCGCCAGAAAACTTGTTTGGCAATATCCACCCGCCTCGGTTGGCACTGAACAATATCCTGATACCTGACCGCAAAACGCCTTGGACACCCAGCCAACCGCTTACCTTGCGTCCGGGAGAGGCGGTGGTGACGTTCGATATCGCCGCGATTCATTTCACGCAACCCGATAAAACCGTGCTTGCATATCGCTTGGAGGGTTTCAACGAACAGTGGACAGAGACCCAACAAAACACGATTACCTACACAAATCTCGACGGCGGACGCTACAAATTGCAGGTGCGCGCGCGCAATGGCGACGGGGTGTGGAGCGAGGAAACGCTGGAAATACCCTTCCGGGTGGTGCCTCCTTTTTACAAAACTTGGTGGTTTCGCACGCTGCTCGCGCTGCTATTGGCAGGTATTATTGCGGGCGTTTCGCTCTATCGGCGACAGGTGCGCCTTCGGATGGAGGCCATGAAAGCGCGTTCGGACGAGCTGGAGAAACAAAAGCTGCTCAACGAAATCGCATTGCTCAAAACGCAGGTCAACCCGCATTTCCTGTTCAACAGCCTCAGCATACTTTCCTCGCTCGTCCACACAAACGCAGACTTGTCAGAGCAGTTCATTGACCAGCTTTCGCGCTCCTACCGCTATATTTTGGAGCAAAAAGACCAATCGCTCGTGACCATGCGGACGGAGTTGGCATTCATACGCTCGTACACCTTTTTGTTGAAAATTCGATTTGAGAACAAGTTTGACTTGCAAATTCTCTTGGAAGACACTTCTCTCGACCAATACAAGATTGCCCCGCTGACGTTGCAATTGTTGGTTGAAAACGCCGTGAAACACAACCGGATGTCGGCAAAAGAGCCTTTAATTGTGGAAGTGGCGGCAGAAGGTGAGACCCTGATAGTACGCAACGCGCTCCAATTGCGCCCCAACCCAGAGGCATCCACTGGCACCGGCCTTAAAAACATCATCAGCCGTTATGCGCTGCTCACCGATAGACCGGTGGAGGCAGGCACGACGGCTGATGGGTATTTTGTGGTGAAAGTGCCGCTGTTGCGGGAGAATTAG
- a CDS encoding T9SS type A sorting domain-containing protein translates to MKQTLFIIMLLGNWAILQAQSRQDSLHGKKDDLQLHISPNPAVCEVHFTWTMHKAAPVILTLVDLEGCMSLSINLGEIPPSTFTKSVYVEAFDPGTYVALLAIEGQIYSKTFIVQEE, encoded by the coding sequence ATGAAACAAACGCTTTTCATCATCATGCTACTGGGAAATTGGGCAATACTCCAGGCCCAGTCCAGGCAGGATAGCCTTCACGGCAAAAAAGATGACCTGCAATTGCATATTTCTCCCAATCCGGCTGTCTGCGAAGTGCATTTTACCTGGACGATGCACAAAGCGGCCCCCGTCATCCTGACGCTTGTTGATTTGGAAGGCTGCATGTCGCTTAGCATCAACCTGGGAGAAATTCCTCCATCCACTTTTACCAAATCCGTGTACGTCGAAGCCTTCGACCCCGGCACTTACGTCGCGTTGCTGGCCATCGAAGGCCAGATTTACTCCAAAACGTTCATTGTTCAAGAAGAATAA
- a CDS encoding dihydrofolate reductase has protein sequence MTQRKLILYIAASLDGYIAKPDGDIEWLSMVEAPQQDYGYKEFVKTVDTIIMGRKTYEKVLSFGIPWPHAERRSFILSRTRSGGDENVTFFNGDVGALVAQIRQTPGLNIYCDGGAEVVYELMRRDLIDQYVISVIPILLGEGIPLFKPGRPRHNLTLLKSTAFPSGLVQMHFERKRDAGAV, from the coding sequence ATGACTCAACGCAAACTAATTCTCTACATCGCGGCCAGTCTTGATGGCTACATTGCCAAGCCTGACGGCGACATTGAGTGGCTCTCTATGGTGGAGGCGCCGCAGCAAGACTATGGCTATAAAGAATTCGTAAAAACAGTGGACACCATCATCATGGGGCGCAAGACATACGAGAAAGTCCTATCGTTCGGCATCCCTTGGCCTCACGCCGAGCGTCGAAGTTTCATATTGTCGAGAACGCGCAGCGGTGGCGACGAAAACGTGACGTTTTTCAATGGCGACGTAGGCGCTCTCGTCGCCCAAATCCGCCAAACCCCCGGCCTGAATATCTATTGCGACGGCGGCGCCGAAGTGGTGTACGAGCTCATGCGACGCGATTTGATTGACCAATACGTCATATCAGTCATACCGATTTTGTTGGGAGAGGGCATTCCCTTGTTCAAACCCGGCCGCCCTCGGCACAACCTGACATTGCTGAAAAGCACGGCGTTCCCGAGCGGGTTGGTCCAGATGCACTTCGAGCGGAAAAGAGACGCAGGTGCCGTTTGA
- a CDS encoding T9SS type A sorting domain-containing protein → MLRVLTLFALASGLMSLTAFRAENPKCNNQPFMANDAAALAQLSSGLITLHLHAPHNLPAADTHTVLRVLLLDYSTYDSAYAVKMRRLVQAQMPSCTVSEFWEGTIYDLNLALATHDAVVVAYPSGGKSDMNKTYGKQLEQYVRQGGVVVFTGTDDYRVLQQFGLLDVNFGYFCQDPVIHEIITAHPILEGTKGQFTLSDYAYPLDITDPDFTTLVDVLGYDEESAPMRCWSETDEVVPSELRNFPVIGYKTLGAGKVVYLGMEYYYDQPEPTRILSNTLRWATQSKTAQEQHPLASKGDLLPNRAVKRSQEVLQAGSGPKMDAFDVKIYPNPYYEKATLDVELKASATLAVEMTDETGRIVAVVLPQKNLHAGLYRLELPNLPAGIYFVQCKTGEKVITRKVVKATAR, encoded by the coding sequence ATGCTTCGAGTGCTCACTCTTTTCGCGCTGGCGTCTGGCCTAATGAGCCTGACGGCTTTCCGGGCGGAAAACCCGAAGTGCAACAACCAGCCATTCATGGCAAATGACGCGGCCGCTCTCGCCCAACTTTCCAGTGGGTTGATTACGCTTCATTTACACGCACCACACAACTTGCCCGCAGCCGACACCCACACGGTGCTGCGCGTTCTACTGCTCGACTACAGCACCTACGACAGCGCCTACGCCGTTAAAATGCGTCGTCTCGTGCAGGCACAAATGCCTTCCTGCACGGTGTCGGAATTTTGGGAAGGCACCATCTACGACCTCAACTTGGCCTTAGCCACCCACGATGCGGTGGTAGTGGCTTACCCTTCCGGCGGCAAGTCGGACATGAACAAAACGTATGGCAAGCAATTGGAGCAATATGTGCGGCAGGGTGGGGTAGTGGTCTTCACAGGCACCGACGATTACCGCGTGTTGCAGCAATTTGGTCTGCTCGACGTGAATTTTGGTTATTTCTGCCAAGACCCCGTGATACATGAAATCATCACAGCGCACCCTATACTGGAAGGCACAAAAGGACAATTCACACTAAGCGACTACGCATACCCGCTTGATATCACCGACCCCGATTTCACTACACTGGTGGACGTGTTGGGCTACGACGAAGAGAGCGCCCCCATGCGTTGCTGGTCTGAAACGGATGAAGTCGTTCCGTCGGAATTGCGCAATTTTCCGGTCATTGGTTACAAGACACTCGGTGCGGGCAAAGTCGTCTATCTTGGCATGGAATACTACTATGACCAGCCCGAGCCTACCCGCATTCTTTCCAATACGCTTCGTTGGGCCACCCAATCCAAGACTGCTCAAGAACAACATCCATTGGCATCGAAAGGCGACCTCCTGCCCAATCGCGCCGTGAAACGCAGCCAGGAAGTGCTGCAAGCGGGCAGTGGCCCCAAAATGGATGCGTTCGATGTGAAAATATACCCGAACCCCTATTACGAAAAAGCCACGCTGGATGTGGAACTTAAAGCATCCGCTACGCTGGCCGTCGAAATGACCGACGAAACGGGCAGAATCGTGGCGGTAGTGCTTCCACAGAAAAATCTCCACGCTGGCTTATATCGGCTCGAGCTGCCCAATCTTCCGGCAGGCATCTATTTCGTTCAGTGCAAAACGGGCGAAAAAGTGATCACCCGAAAAGTAGTGAAAGCGACGGCTCGTTGA
- a CDS encoding META domain-containing protein, whose translation MQKLLSLLLIAAMCACQSKNAPASDPYASNSLEGKTWQLTLFAVGPEPREVQAGTTVTVKFEGGKIQGHGGCNGYGATYKLNVNQLSINDITATEMYCDNASEQESRFFEQLRFAKRYNIRGEIMEIDCGDMGNLVFRLNEQKQGK comes from the coding sequence ATGCAAAAACTACTTTCGCTGCTCCTCATAGCGGCAATGTGCGCTTGTCAGTCAAAAAACGCACCTGCATCCGACCCTTACGCTTCCAATAGCCTAGAAGGGAAAACGTGGCAACTGACGCTCTTCGCCGTCGGCCCCGAACCCCGGGAAGTACAGGCAGGCACAACCGTCACCGTCAAATTTGAAGGCGGCAAAATACAAGGGCACGGCGGCTGCAACGGCTACGGCGCGACCTACAAATTGAACGTCAATCAACTCAGCATCAACGATATCACCGCCACCGAAATGTACTGCGACAACGCATCGGAGCAGGAAAGCCGCTTTTTCGAGCAACTCCGATTCGCCAAGCGTTACAACATTCGTGGAGAAATCATGGAGATTGATTGCGGCGACATGGGCAATTTGGTGTTTCGCCTGAACGAACAAAAACAGGGCAAGTAA
- the rplS gene encoding 50S ribosomal protein L19 yields the protein MKELEAIKFVHEQLLTKPQFPDFKTGDTITVTYKITEGDKTREQDYRGDVIQIKGHGLTKSFTVRKMSHGVGVERIFSFSNPNIARITVQKRGKVRRARLYYLRGLVGKKARIKELKMASSAN from the coding sequence ATGAAGGAGTTGGAAGCCATAAAATTCGTACACGAGCAGCTGCTGACGAAGCCTCAATTCCCCGATTTCAAAACAGGGGACACCATTACCGTCACCTATAAAATCACGGAAGGCGACAAGACTCGTGAGCAAGACTATCGCGGTGATGTGATTCAAATCAAAGGACACGGCCTCACAAAATCGTTCACCGTGCGCAAGATGTCGCATGGCGTGGGCGTGGAGCGTATCTTTTCGTTCTCCAATCCGAACATCGCCCGCATCACGGTGCAAAAACGGGGCAAGGTGCGCCGCGCACGGCTCTACTATCTGCGTGGCTTGGTGGGCAAAAAAGCCCGCATCAAAGAGCTTAAGATGGCTTCGAGCGCCAATTGA
- a CDS encoding YceI family protein — MKKLLFLPLLAVLAMAAHAPVAYNVDVKSSVVVWTGYKVTGKHTGTVKLKNGNLTWDNGQLTGGSFEIDMNSITCTDLEGEYAGKLVGHLKSDDFFGVEKHPVAKFVITKAIPQDTKGNYKIVGNLTIKEKTKELKFQAAVSESNNTINASGKITVDRSDFDVKFGSGSFFDNLGDKTIYDEFDLQVSLVAKK; from the coding sequence ATGAAAAAACTGCTTTTTCTTCCTCTTCTGGCTGTGCTCGCAATGGCAGCGCACGCTCCCGTCGCCTACAATGTGGATGTAAAATCCAGCGTCGTCGTGTGGACGGGCTACAAAGTGACAGGCAAACACACTGGCACCGTGAAGTTAAAAAATGGCAACCTGACATGGGACAATGGCCAACTCACCGGCGGCTCTTTCGAGATTGACATGAACTCCATCACCTGCACCGACCTCGAAGGCGAATACGCTGGCAAACTCGTCGGCCACCTGAAAAGTGACGACTTCTTTGGCGTGGAGAAACACCCGGTTGCCAAATTTGTAATCACAAAGGCCATTCCGCAAGACACAAAAGGCAACTACAAAATCGTAGGCAACCTCACCATCAAGGAAAAAACAAAAGAATTGAAATTCCAAGCCGCAGTGAGCGAGAGCAATAACACCATCAACGCTTCCGGCAAAATCACGGTGGACCGCTCGGACTTCGATGTGAAATTTGGTTCCGGCTCGTTCTTCGACAACTTGGGCGACAAGACGATTTACGACGAATTCGACCTCCAAGTGTCGCTCGTGGCAAAGAAGTAA